The sequence tgaatatgaaGTAGGACAATAATCCTGTCAAATAGTCCTGAGGGGCACCCGAAATACTTGTTATGGGCCTTCTTTGAGTTTTGAGGGTTCCCAAAATGGGCTCATTCCGGAATGACAATAATCTCAAATTATTTGCATAATTGTGGAACGTATCGTACCAAGGTTCATGAATACGATGAGGACGCGTTGGCATTTTTTGCGAGATTTTTCAGACCAAGAGCAAGTCAAATGGCCCATTTCTTGACTTTCTCTCAGACAGCCCTTGGGAGGAAAAAACCAATCATTTAAAGCTGTGTCTACCCCTAATCGACAATAAACAGACTTGTTTGGGTTCAATTCAACTTGGGTCACACCCACATAAATTACTTTGCCTTCTATTTGACGCAGTGAGTGTGAGCCGATGATGTAtggcttcaaaattttcattgtatTTCATACCCTTCCTTGTGGATATTAAGCTTTTGGTTTATGGAACTCAAGGTCCCATGCCACACGTTTCACCTCAAAACTCGTCCACAAACCTTAGTACTAGCGTCTGGTTAGGCAGAGCCATCAGGGGGCCGCCCACTACCAAGTTAAGTTCATCACCCGCAGGTTTGTTGATCAATCAATTTGGACCCACCTTTCCGTCAAACTCAGCACAGTTTTGATACATTTTTCAAACACCGGTAAAGGAAATTTCAGGTACCCCAAGAATCCAATGTACAAAACTGGTGGAAGAAGACCCTCAACTGCCAAAATTAATGCATTTTAGCATTTCACCACCTAAAAAAACCCCACACCTGGCTGTTCAAACATCACCCATACCAAGTAAACCATGCTTCTTTTGTTTCACACCAATAATACAGATAATTTCATGGTCATGGACCAGAGGGCATAAATGCAAGAGAGGGCACCACCGTTATTCTTGGAAACCAAAAGGGTTGGTCTGTTGAGAGACGAATATAAAATTTGGGGCTGGATGGTGTAGGTGGGAATGGGTAAAGGCGTAAAGGCGTCCATCATCTATGATAGTGATACACACACATCCCATATCTCCTTTTTTGCATCTTTTTATAGCCAACTGCAACACCCTTTTTGGGggtttctcttttctcttttttttttttcataataattattatatttgtttttttaaaaaaaggaattagCAATATTCCCTTTTTGATAACGATGATAATAATGGAAAGGAGAGGCGTACTATGTTGGGTATAAAATAGAGTTTGACTAAAATAATCTTAGGGGCgaacagtgaaaaaaaaaatggtgtggcAATGATGAGGGAGAGGAGGACAAGTGGGCGCAGGATAAGCACGTGGGCGTCACCTTTCCCATTGCACGCTGGCACTACACATACCAAATTCTTGAAGTTACAAAAGCATCAGGGTTTCTAATTTTCAGGTAGCATATTCCGGCGTATGATTGGCAGTTTTATAGATAGTATCAAAAGCTCTTGAATTTTTCAGGTGTATAACCTTTaatgtttctttattttattgctCTTTTTTGCTAATTTGAGTAATGCTGCGGTTTTATTATGATATGTACATTagtgctatttttttttttttttgggttaattttttACTTTGCTTTTAGTTTAATTGACCCGGTGGGTGTGGATAATAGGTTGATCTTGATGGGATTGGAGTGCTTTTGATTCTTTGTTTGCATGTCCCAATCAAAATGGGGTATGGAATTTGATTGAAAGGACATGGACTTTGGAGTGCTGGGTTTTCTGGGTTTCTCATATTTTGGCCATTTCCGCTCTGAATTTCATATATAACACTGAGGTGGTAATAAACCCAGTAACAGTAGCTCCTAGTCTTATTTCTTTCTCCATTcctgttttctttttctgtttgaaggatttttttttttctttttgtcactTTATTTTGTTGAGAAGTGTTCTTGGATTGATTTCCATTCGTCTTTCTCAGTTGGGGAAAGTTGAATACAGGGAATGGTTGCTGTTAATTGTTCCTTTGTCTGGAGAACATTTCTTTGGAGGGGGAATCTCATGGGTGTTGCTGCTTGCTGAAAGGGGAAGCTTTCCCTGAAGCTGGATTTAAGTGAGAACAACTATGAGCAGCATCTGATGAATATAGAAGCTGAGAattgataaaaaggaagaaagatcaGACATGAAGTTTATGAAACTTGGGTCACGGCCCGATACTTTCTATACCACCGAGGCTGTGAGGTAAGTAGGGATTGCACTGATTGAATAAGGTGTTATTCTTCAATAATATTATATCTTTTAGGGGAGATTCCAAGGATTTTGTTTCCTAAATGCAGGTCTGTCTCCTCAGAAATCTCTAGTGATCTCATAGTTCAAGTGAAAGGAAGCAGATATATGCTTCACAAGGTAAAAGGCCAGAAAAACTTTCTGAAAATTCAGATTGagaatattgattttgatatttgatgCTTGTCATTTGAATGATGTTTTTGGTGGTGTTTgattttgaagttgtttgattttgagttcTTGGCACACAGTTTCCTCTGCTCTCCAAGTGCTTGCGTCTACAGAGGCTATGCTCTGAATTCCATGAATCCGCACAACCCCAAATAGTCCAACTGCCCGATTTCCCAGGTGGGGTAGAGGCATTTGAACTGTGCGCCAAGTTTTGCTATGGAATCACAATCACTCTCAGCGCCTTCAACATTGTGTCCGCTCGGTGTGCTGCAGAATACCTCCAGATGACGGAGGATGTTGAGAAGGGAAACCTCATATACAAGCTCGAGGTTTTCTTCAATTCCTGCATCCTTCATGGTTGGAAGGACTCAATTGTGACTCTGCAGAGCACCAAATCCTACCCTTTGTGGTCAGAAGACCTTGGAATCACAAGCCGTTGCATCGAAGCAATCGCTTCAAGGGTCCTAAGCCATCCCTCAAAGGTGAATTTGTCACATAGTTACTCCCGAAGGGGCAGGGATGATTTGTCGTCCTGTAATGGAACAGAAAGCCTGAGACATAGACCTGTTAGTAAGGGGTGGTGGGCTGAAGACATAGCTGAATTGGGCATAGACCTTTATTGGAGAACAATAATAGCAATTAAATCCGGTGGGAAGGTACCATCTAATCTCATTGGTGATGCATTAAAAATTTATGCGTCTAGATGGCTACCCAACATTTCTAAAGATGGAACTATCATGAAACGAGCTGCGTCTGACCCAGATTCTGATTCAATAGGCGAGATAACTTCAAAGCATCGGTTTCTCTTGGAATCAATAGTAAGCCTACTCCCGGCGGAAAAGGGTGCTGTTTCTTGTAGTTTCCTGCTTAAACTCTTAAAGGCAGCCAATATACTCAAAGCTTCCTCTTCTTCCAAGATGGAATTGGCCAGAAGAGTAGGAATTCAATTGGAGGAAGCAACAGTCAATGATCTGTTAATACCTTCTTTATCATATACTAATGATACATTATATGACCTAGATATAGTCATGATCATACTGGAGCAGTTCATGTTGCAGGGGCAGAGTCCCCCTACTACCCCACCGAGAGTCAAGGGGAGTTTTGAGAAGCGGAGGTCTCGGTCTGCAGAGAATGTTGATTTTGGGTTTCAGGAGAGCAGGAGGTCTTCCTCCGCCTCCCATAGCTCAAAATTGAGGGTGGCAAAGCTTGTGGATGGGTATCTTCAAGAGATAGCCCGTGATGTTAATTTGCCTCTTTCAAAGATGATAGCACTTGCTGAGGCTGTACCAGATTTTGCAAGGCTAGACCATGATGATCTATACAGAGCTATTGACATTTATCTCAAGGTAACATTACATATCTTGTGATGAATTAAGATAATTTTCTATGCTTTCTTAGTTccccttttttcttccttcttggaCTCCCACAATTGTCATCTTTTGCACtgaaagatgaaaataaattaatctcaATATGTGCCGCACCGCTCATACTTTAGGATGTGGGACACCATTATCTCAGTAGATAACCAACTCCCTTGACCCTTGGGTGTTCTCATTTCCAAGATTAGttagcaattgggacttggcaGACCTACCAATTTATCCTTGATGAATCTAAATCCTGATTATTGTAATTGGAATTTCTGTTGATAAAATGTCCAAAACAAGAAGATGTGGATGCTGGGATtacaaaatataacattttGTTGACCTTTAGTTAGTATGACAATCAATGTTTTGATGTTTATGGCTAtatatcttcttttatttttggaaacatGAGAAGAATTTGTAGTTGCAAATATCCTATCAGGTTTTCACAATCTCTCcattgaacaattttttaaaattgcatgccttcttttccttttgtgtcCAACTTTAAGAGTCACTATGCCATAGATTTACCCTGACTTTATTACTGCCACCGAAACACCAAATGATTCGAAATTTTTTATGGCTGAACAACTAGGCACACCCAGACCTCAGCAAGAGTGAAAGGAAACGATTGTGCCGAATCCTAGACTGCAAAAAACTATCAGTGGAGGCCTGCATGCATGCAGCGCAGAACGAGTTACTGCCACTGAGGGTGGTGGTGCAAGTCCTTTTCTTTGAGCAAGCTCGAGCGGCTATGGCCGGTGGCCAAGTTACAGAGCTGCCTAACAATATCAAGGCACTTCTAGCCACACACAATGTTGATCCATCAAGGCCTCCAGCGCCATTAAGCACCACAACTACAGTTGCGGCAGAGGACCAGTGGAGCATCTCTGGCCTCAAATCCCCAAAGTCTAGCCTTTCAACTTTAAGGATGAAGCTGGCAGAAGATGATGACCTGGAGGAAAATGATATCCACCCGGATGGAATTGGGAGGTCTTCTAAGCTTAAAGCTCTCTGCTCAATTCCTACTCGGCCTAAAAGAATGCTCAGTAAGTTGTGGTCCATCAATAGAAGTGCAAGCGAAAAGAATTGATTGAATTTTGTTGACTTTGGGTTGGGGATGGTAATTTGAGGGGTAACTTACAATactcttttctttgttttccttttcttgtttttcttttttcctttttcttttttttccttttttcttgaaaaatgtcTTGTAattttaggggggggggggaaggaTCCCAATGTGCATTGTGGGTGTAATCTATTCTAATAAGAAACAAGATTTTTGGGGACACAGGAGAGTAAATTTCTTGAGCAGCCTCAATTTATAGAAAAGGGAACACGGCTCTTAGTTGTAAATGACTAATTGGGGACCAAAATACACCTGTCTTTGTCTCTTTGTTGCAGTTCATTGGATCCTCACCTCTTGATTtctttttggtattttcttgtGACTGACATACAATCGTGCTGTTAATACCATGACATCTCTTCCTGTTTTCTGTTGCTATGCAACCAGGTATTCATTCACTCTCTTGGACTATAAATTGCTTTACCAGATGCATCACCAAAATTCAATGGCAAGAACTCTGGAAACCTAGCAAAATTCAATGAAGAAAACTCTAAAAACCTGAAAGTACACTCTTAGTCTGCAAAATTCAATGCCAAGAACCCTAAAAACCTAGCAAAATTCAACGATAAGAACTCCAAAAACCTGGCAAATCAAAGCGTACTGTTCTCCTGATGTTGAGCCACCAAGAAAATACGTAACTCTGAAACCAAATTTATAACGTCAAACCTAACTACCATGTCAGCAGTGAGTAATCAATACTCAAAAGAAAAGGTCTTACCAGCATTACCCAGGTCGAATAATGGGAGGCAATGATTATGACATATAGAACCGCAATTGACTCAATTATCACTACCAACATACAGTGATGCCATTCACCTTCATTCTCGGTCCAAAGGTTGTACAATTCTGACTCTGTCTCATCAATAATTGATGAGTTGTAAATTTTCGATGTAGAGATTGCACTGTTGGTGCATTGCATTAACTTCAGCTTATGTACAAACTTCAATCATTGGGGTGAATCTCAAACGTTTCTACTTTGCATGGGGGTTGAAGGCCCAGGTCTTCCTGAGTGGTTCTGGATGTCCAAGGCCTCACCCATGAGTCCGTTTCATTACAGCCGGGCAGGGAGACGCCGTCCCCCAGACACTCCAACTTGAGAGCATCTTGGCCTAAGAAATGCTCATAACTCCATTCCCGAGCGTAGTTGTCTGACCAGGGTAGCCAGGTTGGTCGGGATTCAAGGGACCACGCAAGAAAAGTTCACAGCTCCAAGGCCATCTTCATTTACCTGAGTGGATCCACCTTCAAAGTGTTGTACCGGAACTCTtggaagtgtctcaaattcctaaaatatcctttttgtaaaaaaaaaaaaaattgtgtcaAATATTTCTCAAAGTTCATATTagattataattagattttttacataataaagaaaattgatagaaatatttttataaatattttaggttatgaaggaaaaagttatgagagaGATTTGAACTTGTaaataaggatgaaaatatcattaATCACATATATattggtacttcgattttatggatatatcaggaatatatcggtggatattttgaaacaaaatatcgatgtaaaaattaataaaaattttgaatatattaaaaaaattctaaaaaattatataaaaagtgaaaatagatatttaaaattattttttaaactatatataattttttatatttgataataatatcctctgcatcaataaaaaaatataaattttataaatctatatttattattaagttgcattgtagattattttacaatattattatgataatatgtctaattttaaaattatatttaatattaaaactgtgatccatttaatttaaatgtattcaatgatatcaaataatatatatatatatatatatatatatatatatatatatattttaatatttatatttattatatttaataaatatatagaatatataaaaatacctatcaagaaaattatgtttttatatttttgtaataaattaaatcaaatataaaaataaaataattataatttatttatttaatgataaaaaaaatcaattaaatataagtaaaatatccaaaaatatcgaAATATCGgttgaaacacaaaaaaaaattgaaaaatcaataaaatattggtaaaatatcCGGAAATATCGGTTGATGGATATATCTTCTCAAATTTTGTATCAATATCCATAGATATTGGATATATCACGGATATATAGGCAATATATCCAAATATTTCAATCCTTGCTTGTGAAAGTCATACATAATGGATAAAGATATAAGAATGAAAGACACCCATTGGAATAAAAGAACTTATAGCTCAAGATGTAGATGTGATGGAAAGTAGGAGATACATGGTGAAGCAAAAAGGCTCTTAGTTCAAGGTGGAGATAACAAGAGTGGGAAAACATGGATTGGGACTCAATAGTTACATCTATTTCTATCATCTATAATATTATCCATCGTATAATAGAATGTTATTTCTCATCTATAGAATGTTATTTCTCATCTATGGAGGTAGATATAGTTGGTCAATTCACGTTAAAACCTCATATACCTTTGTGtggatgattttattttatactatttCATTAATATGTTTGCATTAAAACATTTGCTAACACAATAGGAACATGTAGACATTGACTCGCCCACTAGAAAAAGACCTTCTCAATTGTTCGTTGATTGCCATGTAGGGCAACCCTGTCCTAGCCACTGGCCACCAAGGCTCAAGCCCAAGCATCACGTCTAACCAATGGTGTTTGAGCCCTATTCTCTTATGCCATCTAGGCAACCACTGCATGAACTAAGGTCATCCAATTGTGATTAGGTCAACGAGGACAATATAAGTATATTTAAGCCCTAGGAGAGTGCAATCCTTTTTGTCTCCTTTTTAGTAACCTAATCAAATCCCTAAGCTCAACTTTGTAGTGGAAATTAAGCCTATAGTAGCAAATCATTCCAAACAAGTTTTATTGAGCGAATCCATACTAACTTGAATGTTGAAAGTGGATAGTTTAGGATATTTGTATTACTCTTATGTGATGGAGTTTATCCTAATACAATTGTTCATTTCATACAATCACTAATAAGCACGATAAATTGTTTTTGGGCTCACTTATTTATTAGCCTTCATTGGAAGGTTGCACATCAACAACTGGTGTTGTCTGTGGGAATGAACAAGAAACTATGAGAGTTTCATGATCATAACCACCCAAGCCACAAGCAATTTAAATGAAGGATAGGTTTTTGATCCAACTATAGACAAAAGATTAGTCGTAAAGTAAGAGATTATGGATGCTCAATTAGTAAAGTACTAAGCACAAATGGGggaaatatgaagaatgattaagaAGCTCCACCACGAAAACAAATCATTGGCCACTCAAGTGAGTATGGTCATCCAGGCTCACTCAACAACCACAAACTCCCTAATAAAGCTTGGCTCTAAGGAACGAATACTATCAAATGACCTATACTGCCTAGTGTCAAGCAGAGCTCTAGTGGTGGAAGTGATTACCTATGTCCACATTGTAGGGAATCCTTGATCTCTCTGCTCCCTATCCAAGGCTCAAATTAGGTATATGAAACTAACCTTTGGCCTTCTAGATCCTAGCAacgaaagtaaaaaaaataaaaataaaaaataaaaataacaatcaaGGAGTAGAAAAACAATGTTATTGATGTTTTTACCTATATTTGGATGTTCTCAAATGAAGTCTTTATAGAGAAGAAAGCGTTTGAATACTCTGGAGGTCTTGTACACTCATAGCTTTCCACTTAATGACTTGAAACACGACTTTTACACTCTAAAGAGTGGACTTTTGACAGAAGGATGTCTTGgctttatgtgtgtgtgtgtgtgtgaaagtGGAAAACAATAATCAAAAGCCTTAGAAACTCTAACCCCTAAtaaggtatttataggattcccctactaagcttaagtgacttaaacccACAAAAGTTTGGATCACTTAATATAACCCAAaatggatcctaattaattaattaatcacataaagtcattgaattaattatttagtcCAATTTAGAGAATTTGTTCACTATCCATTATGCAACtttacgtaattaccaaaacaccttaATGCACAAAAGTGAATCTAAAGTCAATTTAACCCTTATAAACCAtgcatcatggtatatgagcttaaaaTAGGGACCATTAGAACCCATAAGAGTTCTGAGTCCTTcctaatccaattttgaaattgattcaatatctcattatagagaatcaattgcacttagtatcctatgtaaataataagaCAAAGTTTAGGTC is a genomic window of Vitis riparia cultivar Riparia Gloire de Montpellier isolate 1030 chromosome 1, EGFV_Vit.rip_1.0, whole genome shotgun sequence containing:
- the LOC117922893 gene encoding BTB/POZ domain-containing protein At1g67900-like, with protein sequence MKFMKLGSRPDTFYTTEAVRSVSSEISSDLIVQVKGSRYMLHKFPLLSKCLRLQRLCSEFHESAQPQIVQLPDFPGGVEAFELCAKFCYGITITLSAFNIVSARCAAEYLQMTEDVEKGNLIYKLEVFFNSCILHGWKDSIVTLQSTKSYPLWSEDLGITSRCIEAIASRVLSHPSKVNLSHSYSRRGRDDLSSCNGTESLRHRPVSKGWWAEDIAELGIDLYWRTIIAIKSGGKVPSNLIGDALKIYASRWLPNISKDGTIMKRAASDPDSDSIGEITSKHRFLLESIVSLLPAEKGAVSCSFLLKLLKAANILKASSSSKMELARRVGIQLEEATVNDLLIPSLSYTNDTLYDLDIVMIILEQFMLQGQSPPTTPPRVKGSFEKRRSRSAENVDFGFQESRRSSSASHSSKLRVAKLVDGYLQEIARDVNLPLSKMIALAEAVPDFARLDHDDLYRAIDIYLKAHPDLSKSERKRLCRILDCKKLSVEACMHAAQNELLPLRVVVQVLFFEQARAAMAGGQVTELPNNIKALLATHNVDPSRPPAPLSTTTTVAAEDQWSISGLKSPKSSLSTLRMKLAEDDDLEENDIHPDGIGRSSKLKALCSIPTRPKRMLSKLWSINRSASEKN